TCTTCAGCGAGTCGTGCCTTGCGGCGTGGTGCGACTCTTGAAGGAGTCGTGCCGTCTGGCGTGGCGCGACTCTTCAAGGAGTAAAAGGAACACAAGAATTTAGACATGTTCagaccgccggagcgtaataccctacgtcgtGTGTGGTAGTTTGTATTTtcttaggtgttgttcgataTGTCTTGTCCCTTTTGAGGGAGTCCCTGAtcgcccttatataatccgGGGGAACAGGgatacatggaaagtcctagtcgagttctgttaggatccTAGTCCGAGGGGTTTGGCTGGCTGATTTCCGAGtactcgactagttctactcctattcagGCAGATACAAAAAAAGTAGGACATATTCATGTgatactccctactctagaatattccgtgCCCGTGGGCAGTCtcactgtcccgggtctgacagggtGTAACTatttgcgatgaatctaatgacggtaattagactttatttaataatcTAAATTGGTGGCCAAATGTGCAAACAGTTTTCGCGAATTTTTTTCaccccaaaccaaacaaggcacaTAATTCTTCTTTATGTTGAAAAGTTTATGATGCCAATGATCATGCCATGGAGGTGGAGGATAGAGTAAATTTTGAGGGGGGAGAGGTGGTGCCATGGAGAAGTTGGGTGGGAGGGCCGGGGGAAGaaacggaggaggaagaagtggTGATCGTTTATTTAGATGAATCGTGCCACGCCACACGGCGCGACTCCCTGAAGAGTcacgccaaagcatgtggcgcgactcagtTTTACCAGGTCTGCTGAGTTGCCAGCGTGGCAGGTTGGTCGCGCCAAAGCATATGGCGCAACCCTTTAGTGAGTCGCGCCACAAATTTTGGCGTGACTAAAAGGGCTAGTTTCTTGGAAATTTAGATCCACTTAGGTTATtattaaaattttagattaaaaaggattaaaattttaaaaaaaaatccaaccAAACAGAGGGTGTGGAGTGGGTGATTTCTCTTTCTATTAGAAAAATGAGATCTCGTGGGTACGCGTTGACGTTGACTGGGCTCTTCCCCTCTTTCTCTGGTTTCATTCGGCAAGCTAAGTTCGATCTGGATCTATCCTTCTACCCAGCAAGCCAAGTGCAGGAGATGGAGTCCCTAATCGAGCACATCTTCCGGCCGCTGCAGCAAATTTTCACGCGCACAGTCGGCTACATCCTGTTCTGCGACTACTACGTCGGCCAGCTCCGGGGCGATGCCAGGTGGTTGAGGAGTCAGCGCGACGACGTGCGCAAGGAAGTGAGCTTGGCGGAGAGGCAGGGGATGGAGGCGACCAACCTGGTAAGCCAGTGGCTGGACGCCGCTGCGTCGCTGCTGCTTCGCGCCGATGACATCGTCGCCGAGTTACCAAGGGAGGGAGCCGGCGGGTCCTCGCTAGGCCGGCGAGCGGCATACCGCCTGAGCAAGCGGGCCGACGACGCGCGGGCGGAAATTGTCACCCTCCTCGAGCAAAGATCTACCTTCGAGAGAGTGGCCGACGCGCCCGTGTTCGTCCGCACCGAGATGCTCCCGGTGACGACCCCGTTGATTGGCCTAGATGCCCTCCTGGCGCGGCTCGGTGATGCCTTCCAGGTGGATGCCGGGAGCGGCGTCATCGGCATATACGGCATGCCGGGCGTCGGTAAGACCACTCTGCTGCGCCACTTCAACAACACCTCCCTCTCGGCGGTCGCGGTGTCCATGGACATACACCTCATCATCTACGTGGAGGTCACCGAGCACTACAGCGCGGCCGCGGTCCAGAGGGCGATCGGGGCTCGCCTGGGTCTCCGGTGGGACGACGAGAGGACCACCAAGGAGAAGGCGCTCGCCCTGTTCGCCTACCTCCACAAATGGAACTTCGTGCTCCTCCTGGACGACGTGTGGGAGCCACTGAACCTCGCGGAGATCGGGGTCCCCGTCCCCGGCCGCCAAGGGAGGAGCAAGGTCCTGCTCACGACGCGGCTCGAGCAGGTGTGCGACCAGATGGACGTGGCAATGAAGATCAAGGTGGAGTGCCTGGATGGCAACCACTCCTGGGAGCTGTTCGAGCACAAGGTGGGCAACGTGCTGAGCAGGGAGACCAGGCCTCTAGCTCAGGCCATGGTGTCGCGGTGCGGTGGCCTTCCACTTGCTCTCATCACAGTCGCGCGGGCCATGGCCTGCAAGAGGCTGACACAGGAGTGGGATCATAGCATGTCGGTGCTCAATCTGGCGCCGTGGAAGCTCGAGGGCCTCGATGTCGGCCTGCTCACCAGCTTGAAGCGGAGCTACGACAGCTTGCGGGACGACAGCCTCCGGAGCTGCCTCTTGTACAGCTCTTTGTTCAGGGGAGAGCTGCTCAAGGAATCGCTTGTGGAGTGCTTGATAGGAGAAGGATTCGTGAGTGATTTTACAGCGGACGACATGGATAATCTCTACAACAAAGGTCATTACATGCTTGGCATTCTGGTGACCTCCTCTTTGCTCGAAGCAGGCGGTGACTACCATCATGTCAAGATGCACCCGATGGTGCGTGCCATGGCCTTATGGGCGGCTACGGACTGCGGCAAGATGCAGGACAGATGGCTAGTCCGAACAGGTCTCCAGACAAGTGCAACACCCCGGGCCGAGAAATGGACCAACGCGGAGAGGGTATCGTTGACGCGCACTGATATCCACGAGCTGAACGAGGCACCGACATGCTCGATTCTGAAAACATTGCTTCTCCAGAGTAACCGGTTTCTAGGGAGGATATGCCACGGTTTCTTTGCCTCCATGCCTTGCCTCAGGTTGTTGGACTTGTCGGATACTCAGCTCGCCGCATTGCCATCCGAAATCAACCTGCTTGTCACCCTGCATTATCTCTGTCTCAACAACACAATCATCCGTTCCCTTCCAGACGGGATCGGGGCTCTGGTGAATTTGCGGTTCCTTTTGCTGTCCAAAGTGCCCGTCCAGAATATTGCCGCCGGCGTGCTCAACCCACTTACTGCTTTGCAAGTCCTGTGTATGGATCGCTGCTACAGCAGCTGGATCGACGTCGACAGCCGTGAGGTTGAATCGGGCAGCTCAAGGAAAAAAATTAGGAGGCAACCCAGGGAAGGCGTCAATCTGCGTGAACTAGAGAGCCTGAAGAGCTTGCATATACTTGACATAGCTGTGCAAACATTCTACTCCCTGGAGAAGCTGTCTCTGTCTCCCCATCTTGCAGGGCACTTGCGGAATCTGCACATAGAGGACTGCGGCGAATTGCGGACGCTCCTGTTTTCGCCTTCAAGCCTCTGGGAGTACATGAGTAAATTGAAGGGCATCAACATTACCGGTTGCTGCAATCTGGAGAAGGTGCTCGTTGTTGGAGGTGAATATAGCGGCCAGCAGCTCAGTTCATCTGATTCAGTCGTCAATATGAAACGTTTAGAGGTGCCTACTGAGCCCGTGGACATTGACAACTTGTTTCGTTCAATTACCGTGAGCAATACAAATAAGGCTATCCGTGCGAAGAGCTTAGAGCGTGCAAAACCAGTGACACTGTTGCCTTCTCTCCAAAGTATTATCCTTCACGACCTACCCAAGGCGAAGATCGTCTGGCAGGGTGGCAACCTCGAGCATCTATGTTCCTTGACCATTTCATCTTGCAGCAGTTTTGAGCAGCTTTTGTACTTAATCGAAGATAAAAGGATGCCTGGTGAAGAAGCGTCCAGGCAACAGTCGCTTACTAAATCTATCTTTCCGAATCTTAAGGAGCTAGAGCTGCAAGACTTGCCAAACATGAAGAGCATAAGTCCACAACATATCACAATAGATTTCCCAAATCTGGAGAAACTCAAAGTTGTTAGATGCAGTAAGCTCAAGAAGCTCAAGCTGGTGGCTGGATCCCTGAGAGAACTCCGATGTGAACAGTCGTGGTGGAACATGCTCGAATGGGACAATGAGAACCATAAATCCGCCTTCTCGCCTTCAGTGAAAAGCTTACACTGATTATATCTAATAAGTTGTAATGATTCTCACCGTCAGCATGCTTTGTCATCGGTGAAGAAATTATATCATCCACCAATAGATTCACGACTAGATGGCCCGTAGTAATCTTTTTgtttctttgtttttcttttgctacACTTTGTTAACCTCGTTTTTCTTTTATTAATATATAGCCAGTAGGGGAACTATCCTCCTGTTTCATAAAAAAGTGGTAATGAGTCTGTAACTCCAGCTCTCAGCTTCTAAAGCGGTTTGGATTTAAGGACAACCGTGGCGAGCTGATGCACTATCGACTGGATGTAGCCGTGGATTTTTAGGGCTATTCTTGGCACACTCAGAAAATTGCCGGAATACCTGTGGAAGCAAGGTGAAAAGAAATTACAGCTTCCATTTTGCCTCGAATGCTGCCAAAGACCTATACTAacaaaaagctagacaccataTGCTGCCAAGTTTCCAttggggtgggtgggggggggggggggggggggggcggggggcaATGACAAGTTGCTTGGGTGATCTTGaactttttttcccctttttgaGGGAGAGGTCTTGCACTATTATTTGCTCCGTACCTCTTTTACAATATGGTTGAGCTCAATCTTGAAATCTTGACTGAACGAATAACATTTTATTCCATGCATTTGACAGAGTTTTGGAACATTTCCTCCGTTTTCAGGACTTCTTCAAGCTCCCATCCATTTTCATAAGGCCTCGACAATTCAAAAATTCATTTTTATCTTACTAGTGAATTGCAACgatagagcatctccaacagatcTCTTCCTCaacaacaattttttttaccaaTTAACAAAAACTCATGTCCTCCCCCCTTGATGCAGGGGGATACCGTCTCCCCTATTGATAGTTAGGTTTGGAAACTGGTTTTTGATAGTGTATTATAGGAGTGATCCTCAAAAGCGCAAAAGTAGTTATTGGGAGAGTGGTGAAAATGTTTTAGTAATAAGGTATGAGTAGTCTTACAGAGATGTTCATAAAGCCTTAGTGAACACCTTTTGGTAAAAGAAAGGACACACAACGGCAAAAGGCCACCTCGTGGCTGGGTTTGTTCCATTGGCAAGCCGCTGCCTTTTGCTAGTGTAAAGAGCTAGTTTAGCGGGGCTCCGGTTTCTTTAAGAAGAATTTGAGCCGTGGCACCTCTGGCAAAGCATTTTTTTCTCTACATTATTCTTTCTCCTAATTATTTAAAATCATATAAAATATTAGATTActcttattttttatttttcttcctaATTTCTTTTTATTCTTATCATGCCCGTGCGGGAGGGGCGTGCGGCCAGTGTGGCCGTACAGGGCCCCCATTTTTTAGGGCTCTATCCGCAGCCCATCACAATCAATTCTATTAACCCAACAATTATTAACTAGTTCTGATGTTTTCATAACCGGCCGGCTCAAATGTAACTAACATACGCTGGATGTAAGCTCTTAGCCAAAAGGCCGACCGCCTACTAGCTTGCCCAGTTGCCCTCAAGTTTTGTCATTTGCCGATTCTAGGGATGGTAACAGGTACGAAATATCTGCGTACCTGCGGATACTAAACCCGCTAGGCGCGAATTCGGGTCTGGGTTTGTGCCCGTGGGAACGGGCGCGAGTACGACTCTAAACACAACGGGTATCTTGTAAcggatttgaaattttgataccCAAACCCGAAAATCCGCAAACCCGCTGACATATAGGCTCTAATACCCTTGTATATAAAAGATCTAGGGTTTTCTCATTTCCTCCCCGGATCTGTGTTGGACAATGACTCTCGTTTGattttaattttgtgattacTATATATATTAATTTTTACTTGCTGTTAAAATTGAATTATATGCTTGATTTTCTAAGGCTTGCGGGCACACAGGTGTGCCCGCGGGTATGCGGGTATCCGCAGATAGCGGGTACGAGTATTGTTTTTATACCTGTGGTGGGTAGTGGGCGTGGGTGCGGGcacgggtttgggtttgggtttgggtttgcgGGTGCAGGTCTGCGAGTCAGTATCCGCGTGGGTTTTACCCATTGCCATTATAGCCGATTCATCTTCATGCAATCATGCCGTCACGACTCACGTGCTCAAGTCTTGCTAGATTCCTTTGAATTTTTAATAGTTTAATTTTTATTCTTTCATATTTTGTGCCATAAAGATCGATTGAAGTCATATCTTCTGCGAATCGATCTAGAAATATGATTCCGGCAAATTGCTGATTTGGGCAAGATAGCGCTTGAGAGTTACATGTTGGAGAAGATTGATTATGTATCATTAAGGATTTTATTTCAAGAAACACGATAAAAATAAAGTTGTTTAAGTAAAGATTATACAACCAAGATTAAATGGATACTATTATTCTTATTATATTTTATCTCTGTAgaatatattatattatattatatctAATATTTGATTGTTGTATTTCTATTAGGCAACCGTTTAGAAGGGATCTTTGGGAGGGCGGAGCCGGAGCTGGAGAAGCGGAGTCATGTTTTGTGACTTCGTCTGTTCGCCCATAAAAAGGGCTCCTGCTCTACCAAAATCACCCACAGGAGTTGCCCACGGAGTACTGTGTTTGGTACAGGGTCCCAATTTATACCGGCAAGACCCTGCTTCTTCTGTTTTCCTACCCATCCTTTCTCTCCACCTCACCAGTTCTTCTCCCCCGGTCACCTCCCTATCCACTTCCACCCGCACCTCCTGCACTCGCCACTTCTCATCTCCACGCCCGTCGCCGGTCGCACTTGCCTCCACGCCCGCCCTGATCCCCGAGCCGCAATCGCGTCGGCCGCCAACTGCGAGCCAGATCGGTGCCCGCCTCCTTGCCTGCCGTCAACCACGCCCGCCGCTGGCTACCTCCACATGCACCTCACTCCATCCACCTCCTTCCTCGTCAGCGAGGCCAAGGATGAAAAACAGCGAGGAGACGCGGGGAGCCAGCTTTTCGCGCTCCAGCCTTGCTGAATGGCTTCAGTTAGCGGGATTTCGGGGGCTCCACCACCATAGCCGTTTAGTGCACACCCATTTGGTACTCAGGGGTGGATCTACTGTAGGTACATCCGTACATGGGCTACAGATTTAccctaatttttttagaaataccAAATATGCATACCCCATAATAATATATGGTATATATGCAACACCTAATATTTAAACCCAAAAGGCTCATCAGAGAGAAAAACAGCCCAGGCCCAGCCACACTTCCTTTCGAAGCCCAATGCACATGATGGAAATCAGGAAACGGAACGACGGAACTCCCGAACAGATCGTTTCAGAATCGACGTTCGGCTTCCTCGTCCGCCCTAAACCTTGTTGCCGCACACAAGGGGCTCCTGCGATCGCTGCTCAGCAGCCATGGGCAGGTGACGACCGGGCGACCGGTACGGCGGCACAGCGGCGCAGGTGTACTCCATACTCTAGGCAGCAAGCACCAGCAACAAGTTAGGAAAGGTAAACCTAGTTCTATTTTCTACCCTCCTctccaaattataattcatttTTTAACCTCAAATCTGACCGCCACGCCGCCCTGATACCTTCGACCGAACGCAAATTCTCTTGGCTCGCTTACATCTGGGCCTTGAAAAATCTTGACTCCACACGTCAGTGTTCAAATAGGCACAAGACCGGGTGGCCCGACTCCCAGGTGCTCACGCCTCCCGAGCCACGTACGCACATTAaaaaaagcaaataaataataaaagaaaCCCGATAAAATTATTTAAGAAGGGAGGGCGAGAGCAtgctcctctcctcctcttcctcccttgCCTGGGCTTCATCTGATCTCACCTCACGCGCGCACACCCCGGATCACTTCCCCCCTTCTCCGCCTCCAGCTCACACCCACGGCTCCACCCCATCCTCCCCCTCGCACTCAAATCCAGAGCCTCGCAGATCCGCCGCCTCCCCGATCCGAtcacctccgcctcctcccgatTGGATCCCGCAGGTGAGCTCCCGCACCATTGCTCCAGCTCCCCGTGCGCGGTTTCCTGTTCGAATTTGAAGCGGCCCTGCATCTGAGCTCCGTGTctgatggtggtggtgctgctgctagggtttgggtgtcTGCGGCGATTTAGATGGTTTACGATGGCGCCGTGAAGGACCAGGAGAGCGCGGCGAACACAGCGTCAGCATCGTCGGCGGTGTCGGAGGTATCGGGGGATTCGcccgcggcgcccgcggcgtcggaggcggcggcggtgagcgcgAGGCCCTCGGCGAGGCCACCGCACGATAAGAGGCTCGGCGTGCGGCACCCCTTGAAGCACCGCCGGTTCCGTGCCGGGGGGAAGATGATGGTGGAGCCAGGAGGGGTGCCACCCGCTCAGGCTGTGGcagaaggggaggaggaggaagccagcgaggtggaagaggaagaggtggtggaggaggaggcctcgtcCACGGAGACGGAGATGCAAGTTGCCGATGTGGAGGTGTCATCAGCGCCGGCAGCAGGGGTACAAGGGATGGAGGTGGACGGGAGCGAAATGGAGGCATCACCTGAGCCAGCGGTGGCTGTGGGGGACACAGAGTTGGAGGCCCAGCAAGAAGAGGAGGATGAGGTTTCGTCCATCGCGGTGGCACAGGGGGAGAGGAAGCAGGAGACTGCACCTGCAACTTCTACCGTGCTAGCTGTGGAGGCGCCCAAGGAGAATGATCAGGAtaaggagagggagaaggagaatAGGGACAAAGAGAGGGAAAGgcagaaggagagggagagagtggaTGAGGTTGGCTATATGAGTGGAGGATGGAAGAGGTAACACTTGCTGCCCAATGCCCTTCATTGCAGCTTACGTCTTGAACCATTGGTTCCGTTGGCGCTCTCTTTGCTTCATTTAATTTAGATCTGCCACGTAGTTCGCATACCGACAGGATTGAGTAGTACAATACACTACATGAATTAGATGTTGGCGCTTCTAGCGTTTGAGAAAGTAACGGCAGGGAGGCAGGGACTTACTACACATAGCTTTTCAAGCGTCATCGGGTATCCAGAATTGTATTAGTTTGGTAGGTTGGCAGTTATCCTTGTTGAATTTCAGTTCGTATGAGCTGGTACACTATCAAAGCTCAACCATGACAATTTAATTCTATTTTTCATATGGTCCCATGCAAATAAGAAAATAGATGTAACTGTAGTGTACACTGCTTCCAAATTTGTCgtaatttcatttttttttcttaattttttatGGAAGTGCAGCGGTTGTTGCTAAAAATTCATCCACTGTGGATCCTTATAAACATAAATATTACCTTCGTTTTGATATTTAGAATTGCACATAGTTCCAGTGGAACATGACCTTGAGCCTACATACCTTTTGGGATTGCTCACAAATTGTAAGCTCAATTGTATGGTGCAGACGCACACCACTATAAGAAAGAAGCACATATAATTTTGTTGACGATTATAATGGATTGCGTTGTTCTGCTAGCTGGTGGTAGCTTGCTGGATTTCATGAATTACTATACTAGTACCCCTGTCAGCAGGAACCAAATTAAATGTGAAACTACTTTTGAGCTTTCGTATTAAAATTATCCTTGTGTCCTACCACATTGCAAATTTGATACCACACTTTGCTTCATAAGTCAGACCACAGATTGATCTAAAATATGCTACCAACCACTCTTCACGAAATGGCAATATTAGTAAGCTGCTTGGTAAAATAAGAGTAATGCTACTACATGATTTTGTTTATGTTGTATCTTGAGATGTTTCTACACTGTCTATGATCTTGATTGTCATCATTTCTATCAAACTTTGATGTACTACGACATGCTCAAGAGGTTTCTGACATCAAATTTAAATAAATACAATGCTACATGTATAAATATCTTATGTTACATGCATGGTATCAAAATACAAATTAGAAACTAGATCATATTATTGTTTATGCAATGATACTTCAGATTCTGTATTAGTTAGACATATCTCTTTTCTAAATCCTGTTTTTATTGTTGTTCGGAAAGAGAATTTTGTAATTTGTATGTAAGGAATAAATGACAGTTCTCAGATTCAAGTTACCTGTCGAATATTGTTCCGTATATCAATTAGAGCATTTAAGTTTGCTTTCTTTTCAAGTAGGTAGCCATTTGTATATTACTTTGGTTAGCTTTTTCCTAGAACAGAACATAAAATTGATTTTCCCTTAGAATGTGCAGGTGTTTGTTCGTCAATCATATTACAATAAGTCCTGTGTTTGTTTGACTGTTTGCAGTGTTGATGGAAGTCTGAATTGTGGGTATTCAAGTTTTAGAGGAAAAAGGGCAAGCATGGAAGATTTCTATGATATAAAATCATCTAAAATTGATGATAAACAAATAAGTCTCTTCGGAATTTTTGACGGTTAGAGATTTGTTCTTCTAGACTTTCTGTTGTCTCTCATTGCATTTATCTGAAACATTTCTATTCTCTCAGGTCATGGTGGTTCACGTGCTGCTGAGTATTTGAAGGAGCACTTGTTTGACAACCTCATGAAACATCCGGGGTTCATGACAGATACAAAATTAGCTATAAGTATGTATTGCACATAACATTTCCAATTATCCATGTACCTTCAAGTTATCCAGTCATCATCTGTCAACTTGCAGGTGAAACATATATAAAGACTGATTCAGAGTTCTTAGATGCTGAAAGGAACTCTCGTACAGATGATGGATCAACTGCGTCGACAGCAGTGTTGGTTGGTGATCATCTTTACGTGGCAAATGTTGGAGACTCAAGGGCTATTATATCGAAGGCTGGCAAAGGTAAGTTATTTGGAGATTCTGTGCTACTTAGATGAGAATGATGTGGCTGATTGAATAATTTTGAATGCAAGTATGTGGGCTCTGTGCCAGTCTGGCAGCATGTTTAATTCGCTATACCAGAGATTTATAACACATGAATTACGGTTACGGCATATTTAGTATTTTTAGTGACTATTGACTGTATTTTGATAGATAATGATTCTAAATAGTATTATGAATGAGTTGGTGTGTAAAAACTGGACAATTTGTGAGAAACATGTTCTTTCAGTATATCACCTAACATTACAATTGATATCAAAATGACACTCAAGAGGTTGGATGGATCAACCCAAACTGGTTTCTGAGAACAAAACTTAGTGAGTACTGCTGTAATTCTAATAAAATGTTATTGCTCTGATCATCTTTCTTTACTGGGTAAATTGTACAATTGTTAGCTTTTTAGATGAAATTGCTTGCTTGGCATGCACCAAGTTATTTGCACAACGTGAGATGGATTTATTAGACTCAATTGATGGTGGGAACATTAGTTCTCCTTTTCTGGTATCCTAGGGATGTCTGCATTGATGCTTAGGCAGGTCTTATGGGGTTATGTCTATAATCCAGATGTATTTGCCTGTTGCATTGTTTGTAAAATATCTCAGTTACCTCTTGCAGCTATTGCACTATCTGAAGACCACAAGCCGAACAGAAgtgatgagaggaagcgaattGAGAGTGCTGGTGGGACAGTAATATGGGctggtaagccctgcaccgatCATGCCAAGTACACTTACATGATTGCATGTTTTAGCCAAAGTTCCTTGCCATGATCTTGCTCATAGTGGCCAATGTGCTTTTACAGGAACATGGAGGGTAGGTGGCGTACTTGCGATGTCTCGGGCATTTGGCAACCGTCTGCTAAAGCAATTTGTTATTGCAGAGCCTGAGATTCAGGTGACTAGATCGTAGCTTATCCTAGCATTGATGTTTTGTGGCTCTACATGTGATTTGTGGTTTGTAGACCTAATCTGTTCATTCTATTAGGAGTATAGAGTCCTCTTACATAAACGTTAGTAGAGTCCTTTTTGTGTACTCATGTTTAGATGCTCTCATATTATTATTGAATACAAGTGCTATTCATAACACACTTGaaccttttctatttttgtttgTTGTGTGTCAGGAACAAGAAATAAATGATGAATTGGAGTTTCTGATTGTAGCTAGTGATGGGCTGTGGGACCGGGTTCCGAATGAGGTTAGTTTACCATATAAATCCTTGACTTGTTTCGGGTTGCAGATATCCCTTTTCTACTGTTCTTCCTGGGCATTTGTGTAGTTGAGTAATTCAAACTTTTTATTGGGCCTTTGGAGCTTATGTGGATTTTTGGTCGTACATTTGCGCATTAAAAAACTATAATAGCACAAATAATTGGGAATTGCGTGTGATGCCCTGATAAGAACCATATGCCTTAGCCAACATAAGAGaagtcatagaaatatcaaAAGCAAATAATTTACCCCAAACTATATTATTATGATGTTGTTATTGACAACCTGTGTAAATTATATGGAACTTCTAGCATCTTTTCACTGTTTCCCCTCCTTTTTGAGCCTTCTCTGCTTCTTCACTGGATAATAGTCATGTGAGGTATATTTGTAGGTATCTATTGTGCTGCATAGCATTGTCTATTTTAGTAATTAGTAAATCGCTATTATTGCAGTTGGCATTGTATCTCGAGTGTTTTCAGAATAACGGCCTTTGAGGTTATTTTGGACTTCTGGGCATTGATGTCTCATGTCCGTTGCATGGGGAGCTTACCCATAGAAGGATTTTTCCTGACATTATCTTCATTGGGCCTCTTGCTAATGGTGCACTAAATCCCGCATTGGCTGCGTGACTCAGTCTCATCTTCTTCACGCAGGATGCGGTTTCACTTGTGAAGAtggaggaggaaccagaggcAGCAGCCCGGAAGCTGACAGAGACTGCATTCTCCCGCGGGAGCAGCGATAACATCACGTGCATAGTTGTGAAATTCCAGCACAACAAGCCGAGCGGTGATTCTCCCTCGCCTTCGGGCGACAAGAGTTGATTCCATTTGTTCGTTATACATGTTGTCGGTCCTTTCACCTTAAGCCGGATTTTCCTGGCCCCCATCCATGGTGATCCCCTTATAGCGGCACGGCTGGTGTATATGCCCCCCTAATTTTGGTCCTCCCGGTGGGTTACAGGTCGCAGTGCTATTTACAGATACGTTCACCACTGGTTCTCCCTGCACTGCATTGCTGTAGTAGTTGCTGTTGTATTAATGACTGTTAGGAAGGGAAGTCCCAAATGCCAGATACCGGTGTCGTCGAGGCTTTTCCACGCATCTGATTTTGCAGCTAGTCACTGCCCCTCCATCACCTATTCACCAAGCGACATCATGATGATATGATCTGCAGAGCAAGATCCGAAAGTCTGTTGGTGGAGGGTAGCTTGTGGAGATGATGGATGATTCGTTACTCGTTCGTCAGGAGAAACAGTATGCGTCTTGcccgctgcagctgctgctgcgtgGTCTTAACTCCACCAGCCCATCGCTTGCATCGTTCTGCATTACAAAATCAATCCATGGGCAGCCCAAGGAGCTCGAAGATGGGGGCTACGCTGCTGGCCCGGGCACGGCAGCACGGTGGTGGTGTCGATGGCTCGCTGCCGAGAAGCCTCTCAAGGCGCGAGGCATGTGCAGCTACTGGGGCTTTGCAGCTGCAGCCAAGATCTGGTAGCTGATGATGCAGCTGCTGGCTGCAGC
The nucleotide sequence above comes from Panicum virgatum strain AP13 chromosome 3K, P.virgatum_v5, whole genome shotgun sequence. Encoded proteins:
- the LOC120697690 gene encoding disease resistance protein RPS2-like; protein product: MESLIEHIFRPLQQIFTRTVGYILFCDYYVGQLRGDARWLRSQRDDVRKEVSLAERQGMEATNLVSQWLDAAASLLLRADDIVAELPREGAGGSSLGRRAAYRLSKRADDARAEIVTLLEQRSTFERVADAPVFVRTEMLPVTTPLIGLDALLARLGDAFQVDAGSGVIGIYGMPGVGKTTLLRHFNNTSLSAVAVSMDIHLIIYVEVTEHYSAAAVQRAIGARLGLRWDDERTTKEKALALFAYLHKWNFVLLLDDVWEPLNLAEIGVPVPGRQGRSKVLLTTRLEQVCDQMDVAMKIKVECLDGNHSWELFEHKVGNVLSRETRPLAQAMVSRCGGLPLALITVARAMACKRLTQEWDHSMSVLNLAPWKLEGLDVGLLTSLKRSYDSLRDDSLRSCLLYSSLFRGELLKESLVECLIGEGFVSDFTADDMDNLYNKGHYMLGILVTSSLLEAGGDYHHVKMHPMVRAMALWAATDCGKMQDRWLVRTGLQTSATPRAEKWTNAERVSLTRTDIHELNEAPTCSILKTLLLQSNRFLGRICHGFFASMPCLRLLDLSDTQLAALPSEINLLVTLHYLCLNNTIIRSLPDGIGALVNLRFLLLSKVPVQNIAAGVLNPLTALQVLCMDRCYSSWIDVDSREVESGSSRKKIRRQPREGVNLRELESLKSLHILDIAVQTFYSLEKLSLSPHLAGHLRNLHIEDCGELRTLLFSPSSLWEYMSKLKGINITGCCNLEKVLVVGGEYSGQQLSSSDSVVNMKRLEVPTEPVDIDNLFRSITVSNTNKAIRAKSLERAKPVTLLPSLQSIILHDLPKAKIVWQGGNLEHLCSLTISSCSSFEQLLYLIEDKRMPGEEASRQQSLTKSIFPNLKELELQDLPNMKSISPQHITIDFPNLEKLKVVRCSKLKKLKLVAGSLRELRCEQSWWNMLEWDNENHKSAFSPSVKSLH
- the LOC120697694 gene encoding probable protein phosphatase 2C 52 isoform X1 translates to MVYDGAVKDQESAANTASASSAVSEVSGDSPAAPAASEAAAVSARPSARPPHDKRLGVRHPLKHRRFRAGGKMMVEPGGVPPAQAVAEGEEEEASEVEEEEVVEEEASSTETEMQVADVEVSSAPAAGVQGMEVDGSEMEASPEPAVAVGDTELEAQQEEEDEVSSIAVAQGERKQETAPATSTVLAVEAPKENDQDKEREKENRDKERERQKERERVDEVGYMSGGWKSVDGSLNCGYSSFRGKRASMEDFYDIKSSKIDDKQISLFGIFDGHGGSRAAEYLKEHLFDNLMKHPGFMTDTKLAISETYIKTDSEFLDAERNSRTDDGSTASTAVLVGDHLYVANVGDSRAIISKAGKAIALSEDHKPNRSDERKRIESAGGTVIWAGTWRVGGVLAMSRAFGNRLLKQFVIAEPEIQEQEINDELEFLIVASDGLWDRVPNEDAVSLVKMEEEPEAAARKLTETAFSRGSSDNITCIVVKFQHNKPSGDSPSPSGDKS
- the LOC120697694 gene encoding probable protein phosphatase 2C 52 isoform X2 codes for the protein MVYDGAVKDQESAANTASASSAVSEVSGDSPAAPAASEAAAVSARPSARPPHDKRLGVRHPLKHRRFRAGGKMMVEPGGVPPAQAVAEGEEEEASEVEEEEVVEEEASSTETEMQVADVEVSSAPAAGVQGMEVDGSEMEASPEPAVAVGDTELEAQQEEEDEVSSIAVAQGERKQETAPATSTVLAVEAPKENDQDKEREKENRDKERERQKERERVDEVGYMSGGWKSVDGSLNCGYSSFRGKRASMEDFYDIKSSKIDDKQISLFGIFDGHGGSRAAEYLKEHLFDNLMKHPGFMTDTKLAISETYIKTDSEFLDAERNSRTDDGSTASTAVLVGDHLYVANVGDSRAIISKAGKAIALSEDHKPNRSDERKRIESAGGTVIWAGTWRVGGVLAMSRAFGNRLLKQFVIAEPEIQDAVSLVKMEEEPEAAARKLTETAFSRGSSDNITCIVVKFQHNKPSGDSPSPSGDKS